A section of the Osmia lignaria lignaria isolate PbOS001 chromosome 3, iyOsmLign1, whole genome shotgun sequence genome encodes:
- the Sarm gene encoding sterile alpha and armadillo motif isoform X7, producing MSEFPAEGGDNGDMHTVMENFQKKNNLVTGRSHVSHHPQVTSSSQMLTTNQSQSSSSSSRVAKSSQRIVSSSSSSEMKASSMKSDLRELQRGISEMKNNISTNFSQRLRSSMENLVDRDGNGTEEADLTEPLVTFPDPDTPPPVTGTVTLPSGPPSQLSSLNSLNNLHNMSPPISISNISNMTNLPAGQETMKFEQKKMTSASKTKVVTDGFSAEKATANSAEMRALQAGDVSYKEQSAATAARARVELDGVSAEKSVAAAREQRSLKAGDLSHQESNNMAASTMKLQSDSFSSEKKAVAAQQQRQTVTSTGIFNQEKHMLSTSSQSSITIASNGVASKSSMISAASAVNQLMNGMRPAEDELLSLPLDDLDLLCSKSNPQDVDRAITKYSNFLDSFVERLKANDGKNGKAPLLLNRVNEIIRKAWAVPTHGHELGYTLCNTLRTRGGLDLLMSNCVASDQELQFSSARLLEQCLTTENRAHVVEHGLEKVVNVACVCTKNANSVDHSRVGTGILEHLFKHSEGTCSDVIRLGGLDAVLFECRKNDIETLRHCAGALANLSLYGGAENQEAMIKRKVPMWLFPLAFHNDDNIKYYACLAIAVLVANKEIEAAVLKSGTLDLVEPFVTSHNPYEFAKSNLAHAHGQSKNWLERLVPVLSSKREEARNLAAFHFCMEAGIKKQQGNTEIFRAIGAIEPLKKVASCPNAVASKYAAQALRLIGEEIPHKLSQQVPLWSTEDVREWVKQIGFAECAHNFVESRVDGDLLLQLTEENLKEDIGLTNGIRRRRFTRELQNLKKMADYSSRDTGNLNSFLQSIGQEFSIYTYSMLNAGVDKDSIRNLSEDQLQAECGIANSIHRLRILDAIKNMQHNQLGSCEDESPDKSLDVFVSYRRSNGSQLASLLKVHLQLRGFSVFIDVERLEAGKFDNNLLQSIRQAKHFLLVLTPKALERCIQDTECKDWVHREIVAALQSQCNIIPIIDNFQWPEPEELPEDMRAVCHFNGVRWIHDYQDACVDKLERFMRGEIPVRSDIPRSIATKDVTQPNTPGNTTIRQPPNYQRMHSNESRGSDKDSTGGRD from the exons ATGTCGGAGTTCCCAGCGGAGGGAGGGGACAACGGTGACATGCACACTGTCATGGAGAATTTCCAGAAGAAAAACAACCTGGTGACCGGCAGGAGCCACGTCAGTCACCACCCTCAGGTCACTTCCTCGTCGCAG ATGCTGACGACGAACCAGAGCCAGAGCAGCAGTAGCTCGAGCAGGGTAGCCAAATCCTCGCAGAGGATTGTAAGCTCGTCCTCCTCAAGTGAGATGAAAGCTAGCTCCATGAAGAGCGACCTAAGGGAACTTCAACGTGGCATTTCAGAAATGAAGAACAACATATCGACTAACTTCTCCCAACGATTACGTAGCAGCATGGAGAACCTCGTGGACAG AGACGGAAACGGTACCGAGGAAGCCGATTTAACCGAACCATTGGTCACCTTCCCTGATCCGGACACACCACCGCCGGTCACTGGAACGGTCACCTTACCAAGCGGACCACCCTCGCAACTCAGCTCCTTGAATTCTTTGAACAATCTTCACAATATGAGCCCACCGATCAGTATATCGAACATCTCGAACATGACGAATTTACCTGCTGGCCAGGAGACGATGAAGTTCGAGCAGAAGAAGATGACCAGCGCGTCCAAGACAAAG GTTGTCACCGACGGTTTCAGCGCCGAAAAGGCGACTGCGAATAGCGCCGAGATGAGAGCCTTACAAGCTGGCGACGTCTCGTACAAGGAGCAGAGCGCCGCGACGGCGGCCAGGGCACGCGTCGAACTCGATGGCGTCTCCGCGGAGAAAAGCGTCGCTGCGGCAAGG GAACAGAGAAGCTTGAAAGCTGGCGATCTATCGCACCAAGAGAGCAATAACATGGCAGCATCCACGATGAAGCTGCAGAGTGATTCCTTCAGTTCGGAAAAG AAAGCCGTGGCGGCGCAACAGCAAAGACAAACGGTCACCTCGACCGGTATCTTCAACCAGGAGAAACACATGTTGAGTACCAGCTCGCAGTCGAGTATCACGATTGCTTCAAACGGAGTTGCCTCGAAGTCGTCGATGATCAGTGCGGCAAGTGCGGTGAATCAATTGATGAACGGCATGAGGCCAGCCGAGGATGAACTTCTATCTTTACCCCTGGACGATCTGGATCTTCTATGTTCGAAATCGAATCCGCAGGACGTCGATCGAGCCATCACGAAATACTCCAACTTCCTCGACAGTTTTGTCGAACGTTTGAAGGCGAACGATGGGAAAAACGGGAAAGCTCCGTTGCTTTTGAACCGAGTGAACGAGATCATCAGGAAGGCTTGGGCAGTGCCTACTCACGGCCATGAATTAGGTTACACCTTGTGCAATACCTTGAGAACGAGAGGTGGCCTCGATCTCCTCATGTCGAACTGCGTGGCCAGCGATCAGGAATTACAATTCTCCTCGGCCAGATTGCTCGAACAATGTCTGACCACCGAGAACAGGGCGCACGTGGTAGAACACGGTTTGGAGAAGGTGGTGAACGTCGCTTGTGTCTGTACGAAGAACGCGAACTCGGTGGATCATTCCAGGGTAGGCACCGGTATCCTGGAACATTTGTTTAAGCACAGCGAAGGCACCTGCAGCGACGTGATCAGGCTGGGCGGTTTGGACGCTGTACTCTTCGAATGTAGAAAGAACGACATCGAAACGTTGAGACACTGCGCTGGTGCTTTGGCGAACCTGTCCCTGTACGGTGGTGCAGAGAACCAAGAGGCGATGATCAAAAGGAAGGTACCTATGTGGTTGTTCCCTCTGGCTTTTCACAACGACGATAACATCAAGTACTATGCATGTCTGGCGATCGCGGTACTGGTAGCCAACAAAGAAATAGAAGCCGCGGTGCTGAAGTCGGGCACCTTGGACCTGGTCGAGCCGTTCGTCACCTCGCACAATCCTTACGAGTTCGCCAAGTCCAATCTGGCGCACGCTCATGGCCAGAGTAAGAACTGGCTAGAGAGGTTGGTACCGGTGTTGAGCTCGAAGAGAGAGGAAGCCAGGAACCTGGCCGCCTTCCACTTTTGCATGGAAGCGGGCATCAAGAAGCAACAGGGTAACACAGAGATATTCCGCGCGATCGGGGCCATCGAACCTCTGAAAAAAGTAGCCAGTTGCCCTAACGCCGTCGCCTCCAAATACGCAGCTCAAGCACTGCGACTGATCGGCGAGGAGATACCTCACAAACTTAGTCAACAGGTTCCTCTCTGGTCCACGGAGGATGTCAGGGAGTGGGTGAAACAAATTGGCTTCGCTGAGTGCGCGCACAACTTCGTGGAGAGTAGGGTGGACGGTGATCTCTTGTTACAACTGACCGAGGAGAATCTCAAGGAAGATATTGGACTTACAAATGGAATCAGAAGGAGACGGTTCACCAGAGAATTACAGAACTTGAAGAAGATGGCTGATTACAGTAGTCGGGATACAGGAAACCTGAACAGTTTCCTCCAGTCTATCGGTCAAGAGTTCTCGATTTACACGTACAGTATGCTCAACGCTGGCGTTGACAAGGACTCGATCAGAAATCTGTCGGAAGATCAACTTCAGGCCGAGTGCGGGATCGCGAACAGTATTCATCGGTTAAGAATACTGGACGCCATTAAAAATATGCAGCACAATCAGTTGGGTTCGTGCGAGGACGAATCACCTGACAAATCGTTGGACGTGTTCGTTAGTTATAGAAGATCGAATGGATCACAGTTGGCCAGTTTACTGAAAGTCCATTTGCAGTTGCGCGGTTTCTCTGTGTTCATCGACGTCGAGAGGCTAGAGGCTGGCAAATTCGATAATAATCTGTTGCAGAGCATTAGACAAGCGAAACACTTCCTCCTTGTGCTAACGCCCAAGGCTTTGGAAAGGTGTATACAGGACACTGAATGTAAAGACTGGGTTCATAGG GAGATCGTAGCAGCTCTACAGTCACAGTGTAATATAATTCCCATCATAGACAACTTCCAGTGGCCAGAGCCCGAAGAACTTCCCGAAGACATGCGAGCAGTTTGTCACTTTAACGGTGTACGGTGGATTCACGACTACCAGGATGCGTGCGTAGACAAGCTTGAAAG GTTTATGCGAGGTGAAATACCAGTCAGGTCGGATATTCCAAGGAGTATCGCAACCAAAGACGTGACACAACCTAATACACCGGGTAACACGACCATTCGACAACCACCGAATTACCAACGTATGCACAGTAACGAGAGCAGGGGTAGCGACAAAGATTCAACAGGTGGGCGAGATTGA
- the Sarm gene encoding sterile alpha and armadillo motif isoform X4 — translation MGNGSSCCRHRKKMSEFPAEGGDNGDMHTVMENFQKKNNLVTGRSHVSHHPQVTSSSQMLTTNQSQSSSSSSRVAKSSQRIVSSSSSSEMKASSMKSDLRELQRGISEMKNNISTNFSQRLRSSMENLVDRDGNGTEEADLTEPLVTFPDPDTPPPVTGTVTLPSGPPSQLSSLNSLNNLHNMSPPISISNISNMTNLPAGQETMKFEQKKMTSASKTKVVTDGFSAEKATANSAEMRALQAGDVSYKEQSAATAARARVELDGVSAEKSVAAAREQRSLKAGDLSHQESNNMAASTMKLQSDSFSSEKKAVAAQQQRQTVTSTGIFNQEKHMLSTSSQSSITIASNGVASKSSMISAASAVNQLMNGMRPAEDELLSLPLDDLDLLCSKSNPQDVDRAITKYSNFLDSFVERLKANDGKNGKAPLLLNRVNEIIRKAWAVPTHGHELGYTLCNTLRTRGGLDLLMSNCVASDQELQFSSARLLEQCLTTENRAHVVEHGLEKVVNVACVCTKNANSVDHSRVGTGILEHLFKHSEGTCSDVIRLGGLDAVLFECRKNDIETLRHCAGALANLSLYGGAENQEAMIKRKVPMWLFPLAFHNDDNIKYYACLAIAVLVANKEIEAAVLKSGTLDLVEPFVTSHNPYEFAKSNLAHAHGQSKNWLERLVPVLSSKREEARNLAAFHFCMEAGIKKQQGNTEIFRAIGAIEPLKKVASCPNAVASKYAAQALRLIGEEIPHKLSQQVPLWSTEDVREWVKQIGFAECAHNFVESRVDGDLLLQLTEENLKEDIGLTNGIRRRRFTRELQNLKKMADYSSRDTGNLNSFLQSIGQEFSIYTYSMLNAGVDKDSIRNLSEDQLQAECGIANSIHRLRILDAIKNMQHNQLGSCEDESPDKSLDVFVSYRRSNGSQLASLLKVHLQLRGFSVFIDVERLEAGKFDNNLLQSIRQAKHFLLVLTPKALERCIQDTECKDWVHREIVAALQSQCNIIPIIDNFQWPEPEELPEDMRAVCHFNGVRWIHDYQDACVDKLERFMRGEIPVRSDIPRSIATKDVTQPNTPGNTTIRQPPNYQRMHSNESRGSDKDSTGGRD, via the exons ATGTCGGAGTTCCCAGCGGAGGGAGGGGACAACGGTGACATGCACACTGTCATGGAGAATTTCCAGAAGAAAAACAACCTGGTGACCGGCAGGAGCCACGTCAGTCACCACCCTCAGGTCACTTCCTCGTCGCAG ATGCTGACGACGAACCAGAGCCAGAGCAGCAGTAGCTCGAGCAGGGTAGCCAAATCCTCGCAGAGGATTGTAAGCTCGTCCTCCTCAAGTGAGATGAAAGCTAGCTCCATGAAGAGCGACCTAAGGGAACTTCAACGTGGCATTTCAGAAATGAAGAACAACATATCGACTAACTTCTCCCAACGATTACGTAGCAGCATGGAGAACCTCGTGGACAG AGACGGAAACGGTACCGAGGAAGCCGATTTAACCGAACCATTGGTCACCTTCCCTGATCCGGACACACCACCGCCGGTCACTGGAACGGTCACCTTACCAAGCGGACCACCCTCGCAACTCAGCTCCTTGAATTCTTTGAACAATCTTCACAATATGAGCCCACCGATCAGTATATCGAACATCTCGAACATGACGAATTTACCTGCTGGCCAGGAGACGATGAAGTTCGAGCAGAAGAAGATGACCAGCGCGTCCAAGACAAAG GTTGTCACCGACGGTTTCAGCGCCGAAAAGGCGACTGCGAATAGCGCCGAGATGAGAGCCTTACAAGCTGGCGACGTCTCGTACAAGGAGCAGAGCGCCGCGACGGCGGCCAGGGCACGCGTCGAACTCGATGGCGTCTCCGCGGAGAAAAGCGTCGCTGCGGCAAGG GAACAGAGAAGCTTGAAAGCTGGCGATCTATCGCACCAAGAGAGCAATAACATGGCAGCATCCACGATGAAGCTGCAGAGTGATTCCTTCAGTTCGGAAAAG AAAGCCGTGGCGGCGCAACAGCAAAGACAAACGGTCACCTCGACCGGTATCTTCAACCAGGAGAAACACATGTTGAGTACCAGCTCGCAGTCGAGTATCACGATTGCTTCAAACGGAGTTGCCTCGAAGTCGTCGATGATCAGTGCGGCAAGTGCGGTGAATCAATTGATGAACGGCATGAGGCCAGCCGAGGATGAACTTCTATCTTTACCCCTGGACGATCTGGATCTTCTATGTTCGAAATCGAATCCGCAGGACGTCGATCGAGCCATCACGAAATACTCCAACTTCCTCGACAGTTTTGTCGAACGTTTGAAGGCGAACGATGGGAAAAACGGGAAAGCTCCGTTGCTTTTGAACCGAGTGAACGAGATCATCAGGAAGGCTTGGGCAGTGCCTACTCACGGCCATGAATTAGGTTACACCTTGTGCAATACCTTGAGAACGAGAGGTGGCCTCGATCTCCTCATGTCGAACTGCGTGGCCAGCGATCAGGAATTACAATTCTCCTCGGCCAGATTGCTCGAACAATGTCTGACCACCGAGAACAGGGCGCACGTGGTAGAACACGGTTTGGAGAAGGTGGTGAACGTCGCTTGTGTCTGTACGAAGAACGCGAACTCGGTGGATCATTCCAGGGTAGGCACCGGTATCCTGGAACATTTGTTTAAGCACAGCGAAGGCACCTGCAGCGACGTGATCAGGCTGGGCGGTTTGGACGCTGTACTCTTCGAATGTAGAAAGAACGACATCGAAACGTTGAGACACTGCGCTGGTGCTTTGGCGAACCTGTCCCTGTACGGTGGTGCAGAGAACCAAGAGGCGATGATCAAAAGGAAGGTACCTATGTGGTTGTTCCCTCTGGCTTTTCACAACGACGATAACATCAAGTACTATGCATGTCTGGCGATCGCGGTACTGGTAGCCAACAAAGAAATAGAAGCCGCGGTGCTGAAGTCGGGCACCTTGGACCTGGTCGAGCCGTTCGTCACCTCGCACAATCCTTACGAGTTCGCCAAGTCCAATCTGGCGCACGCTCATGGCCAGAGTAAGAACTGGCTAGAGAGGTTGGTACCGGTGTTGAGCTCGAAGAGAGAGGAAGCCAGGAACCTGGCCGCCTTCCACTTTTGCATGGAAGCGGGCATCAAGAAGCAACAGGGTAACACAGAGATATTCCGCGCGATCGGGGCCATCGAACCTCTGAAAAAAGTAGCCAGTTGCCCTAACGCCGTCGCCTCCAAATACGCAGCTCAAGCACTGCGACTGATCGGCGAGGAGATACCTCACAAACTTAGTCAACAGGTTCCTCTCTGGTCCACGGAGGATGTCAGGGAGTGGGTGAAACAAATTGGCTTCGCTGAGTGCGCGCACAACTTCGTGGAGAGTAGGGTGGACGGTGATCTCTTGTTACAACTGACCGAGGAGAATCTCAAGGAAGATATTGGACTTACAAATGGAATCAGAAGGAGACGGTTCACCAGAGAATTACAGAACTTGAAGAAGATGGCTGATTACAGTAGTCGGGATACAGGAAACCTGAACAGTTTCCTCCAGTCTATCGGTCAAGAGTTCTCGATTTACACGTACAGTATGCTCAACGCTGGCGTTGACAAGGACTCGATCAGAAATCTGTCGGAAGATCAACTTCAGGCCGAGTGCGGGATCGCGAACAGTATTCATCGGTTAAGAATACTGGACGCCATTAAAAATATGCAGCACAATCAGTTGGGTTCGTGCGAGGACGAATCACCTGACAAATCGTTGGACGTGTTCGTTAGTTATAGAAGATCGAATGGATCACAGTTGGCCAGTTTACTGAAAGTCCATTTGCAGTTGCGCGGTTTCTCTGTGTTCATCGACGTCGAGAGGCTAGAGGCTGGCAAATTCGATAATAATCTGTTGCAGAGCATTAGACAAGCGAAACACTTCCTCCTTGTGCTAACGCCCAAGGCTTTGGAAAGGTGTATACAGGACACTGAATGTAAAGACTGGGTTCATAGG GAGATCGTAGCAGCTCTACAGTCACAGTGTAATATAATTCCCATCATAGACAACTTCCAGTGGCCAGAGCCCGAAGAACTTCCCGAAGACATGCGAGCAGTTTGTCACTTTAACGGTGTACGGTGGATTCACGACTACCAGGATGCGTGCGTAGACAAGCTTGAAAG GTTTATGCGAGGTGAAATACCAGTCAGGTCGGATATTCCAAGGAGTATCGCAACCAAAGACGTGACACAACCTAATACACCGGGTAACACGACCATTCGACAACCACCGAATTACCAACGTATGCACAGTAACGAGAGCAGGGGTAGCGACAAAGATTCAACAGGTGGGCGAGATTGA
- the Sarm gene encoding sterile alpha and armadillo motif isoform X9: METRRKIRVTRPSLPVAALMLGVRNKIKPVRHLWIAFRTSYLVVPCLSRSIVYRVHLPLLQRCFPPLLRNSFSLSWAYLIRLECRTSWIVKSRRFLNYFLDVRHRTTTENCCFAQQAVVCVSSMSAPWPVHRSVMHRKVFERPRAEQRSLKAGDLSHQESNNMAASTMKLQSDSFSSEKKAVAAQQQRQTVTSTGIFNQEKHMLSTSSQSSITIASNGVASKSSMISAASAVNQLMNGMRPAEDELLSLPLDDLDLLCSKSNPQDVDRAITKYSNFLDSFVERLKANDGKNGKAPLLLNRVNEIIRKAWAVPTHGHELGYTLCNTLRTRGGLDLLMSNCVASDQELQFSSARLLEQCLTTENRAHVVEHGLEKVVNVACVCTKNANSVDHSRVGTGILEHLFKHSEGTCSDVIRLGGLDAVLFECRKNDIETLRHCAGALANLSLYGGAENQEAMIKRKVPMWLFPLAFHNDDNIKYYACLAIAVLVANKEIEAAVLKSGTLDLVEPFVTSHNPYEFAKSNLAHAHGQSKNWLERLVPVLSSKREEARNLAAFHFCMEAGIKKQQGNTEIFRAIGAIEPLKKVASCPNAVASKYAAQALRLIGEEIPHKLSQQVPLWSTEDVREWVKQIGFAECAHNFVESRVDGDLLLQLTEENLKEDIGLTNGIRRRRFTRELQNLKKMADYSSRDTGNLNSFLQSIGQEFSIYTYSMLNAGVDKDSIRNLSEDQLQAECGIANSIHRLRILDAIKNMQHNQLGSCEDESPDKSLDVFVSYRRSNGSQLASLLKVHLQLRGFSVFIDVERLEAGKFDNNLLQSIRQAKHFLLVLTPKALERCIQDTECKDWVHREIVAALQSQCNIIPIIDNFQWPEPEELPEDMRAVCHFNGVRWIHDYQDACVDKLERFMRGEIPVRSDIPRSIATKDVTQPNTPGNTTIRQPPNYQRMHSNESRGSDKDSTGGRD; the protein is encoded by the exons ATGGAAACCCGGCGAAAAATCCGCGTCACGCGGCCCTCCCTCCCGGTTGCAGCGTTAATGTTAGGTGTCCGGAACAAAATTAAACCTGTGCGCCACTTGTGGATTGCCTTTCGAACGAGTTACTTAGTCGTCCCATGTCTCTCAAGATCGATCGTTTATCGCGTTCACTTGCCGCTGCTACAACGCTGTTTCCCTCCGTTGCTACGAAATTCATTTTCCTTATCGTGGGCTTATCTTATCCGGCTCGAGTGTCGTACGAGCTGGATCGTTAAATCTCGAAGatttctcaattattttctCGACGTTCGTCATCGGACGACGACTGAAAACTGTTGTTTCGCGCAGCAGGCGGTGGTATGCGTTTCCAGCATGAGTGCACCGTGGCCAGTGCATCGCAGCGTGATGCATCGAAAGGTGTTCGAACGACCGCGCGCG GAACAGAGAAGCTTGAAAGCTGGCGATCTATCGCACCAAGAGAGCAATAACATGGCAGCATCCACGATGAAGCTGCAGAGTGATTCCTTCAGTTCGGAAAAG AAAGCCGTGGCGGCGCAACAGCAAAGACAAACGGTCACCTCGACCGGTATCTTCAACCAGGAGAAACACATGTTGAGTACCAGCTCGCAGTCGAGTATCACGATTGCTTCAAACGGAGTTGCCTCGAAGTCGTCGATGATCAGTGCGGCAAGTGCGGTGAATCAATTGATGAACGGCATGAGGCCAGCCGAGGATGAACTTCTATCTTTACCCCTGGACGATCTGGATCTTCTATGTTCGAAATCGAATCCGCAGGACGTCGATCGAGCCATCACGAAATACTCCAACTTCCTCGACAGTTTTGTCGAACGTTTGAAGGCGAACGATGGGAAAAACGGGAAAGCTCCGTTGCTTTTGAACCGAGTGAACGAGATCATCAGGAAGGCTTGGGCAGTGCCTACTCACGGCCATGAATTAGGTTACACCTTGTGCAATACCTTGAGAACGAGAGGTGGCCTCGATCTCCTCATGTCGAACTGCGTGGCCAGCGATCAGGAATTACAATTCTCCTCGGCCAGATTGCTCGAACAATGTCTGACCACCGAGAACAGGGCGCACGTGGTAGAACACGGTTTGGAGAAGGTGGTGAACGTCGCTTGTGTCTGTACGAAGAACGCGAACTCGGTGGATCATTCCAGGGTAGGCACCGGTATCCTGGAACATTTGTTTAAGCACAGCGAAGGCACCTGCAGCGACGTGATCAGGCTGGGCGGTTTGGACGCTGTACTCTTCGAATGTAGAAAGAACGACATCGAAACGTTGAGACACTGCGCTGGTGCTTTGGCGAACCTGTCCCTGTACGGTGGTGCAGAGAACCAAGAGGCGATGATCAAAAGGAAGGTACCTATGTGGTTGTTCCCTCTGGCTTTTCACAACGACGATAACATCAAGTACTATGCATGTCTGGCGATCGCGGTACTGGTAGCCAACAAAGAAATAGAAGCCGCGGTGCTGAAGTCGGGCACCTTGGACCTGGTCGAGCCGTTCGTCACCTCGCACAATCCTTACGAGTTCGCCAAGTCCAATCTGGCGCACGCTCATGGCCAGAGTAAGAACTGGCTAGAGAGGTTGGTACCGGTGTTGAGCTCGAAGAGAGAGGAAGCCAGGAACCTGGCCGCCTTCCACTTTTGCATGGAAGCGGGCATCAAGAAGCAACAGGGTAACACAGAGATATTCCGCGCGATCGGGGCCATCGAACCTCTGAAAAAAGTAGCCAGTTGCCCTAACGCCGTCGCCTCCAAATACGCAGCTCAAGCACTGCGACTGATCGGCGAGGAGATACCTCACAAACTTAGTCAACAGGTTCCTCTCTGGTCCACGGAGGATGTCAGGGAGTGGGTGAAACAAATTGGCTTCGCTGAGTGCGCGCACAACTTCGTGGAGAGTAGGGTGGACGGTGATCTCTTGTTACAACTGACCGAGGAGAATCTCAAGGAAGATATTGGACTTACAAATGGAATCAGAAGGAGACGGTTCACCAGAGAATTACAGAACTTGAAGAAGATGGCTGATTACAGTAGTCGGGATACAGGAAACCTGAACAGTTTCCTCCAGTCTATCGGTCAAGAGTTCTCGATTTACACGTACAGTATGCTCAACGCTGGCGTTGACAAGGACTCGATCAGAAATCTGTCGGAAGATCAACTTCAGGCCGAGTGCGGGATCGCGAACAGTATTCATCGGTTAAGAATACTGGACGCCATTAAAAATATGCAGCACAATCAGTTGGGTTCGTGCGAGGACGAATCACCTGACAAATCGTTGGACGTGTTCGTTAGTTATAGAAGATCGAATGGATCACAGTTGGCCAGTTTACTGAAAGTCCATTTGCAGTTGCGCGGTTTCTCTGTGTTCATCGACGTCGAGAGGCTAGAGGCTGGCAAATTCGATAATAATCTGTTGCAGAGCATTAGACAAGCGAAACACTTCCTCCTTGTGCTAACGCCCAAGGCTTTGGAAAGGTGTATACAGGACACTGAATGTAAAGACTGGGTTCATAGG GAGATCGTAGCAGCTCTACAGTCACAGTGTAATATAATTCCCATCATAGACAACTTCCAGTGGCCAGAGCCCGAAGAACTTCCCGAAGACATGCGAGCAGTTTGTCACTTTAACGGTGTACGGTGGATTCACGACTACCAGGATGCGTGCGTAGACAAGCTTGAAAG GTTTATGCGAGGTGAAATACCAGTCAGGTCGGATATTCCAAGGAGTATCGCAACCAAAGACGTGACACAACCTAATACACCGGGTAACACGACCATTCGACAACCACCGAATTACCAACGTATGCACAGTAACGAGAGCAGGGGTAGCGACAAAGATTCAACAGGTGGGCGAGATTGA